A window of the Gossypium hirsutum isolate 1008001.06 chromosome A03, Gossypium_hirsutum_v2.1, whole genome shotgun sequence genome harbors these coding sequences:
- the LOC107886228 gene encoding glutamate-1-semialdehyde 2,1-aminomutase 2, chloroplastic isoform X2, with protein MAASINGVGGVGFGGLTCSTKTPLPSSRSSSFRVQMSVPVEDKKRNYTLQKSQEAFNAALNLMPGGVNSPVRAFKSVGGQPIFMDSVKGSHMWDIDGNEYIDYVGSWGPAIIGHADDEVLEALAETMKKGTSFGSPCLLESVLAEMVISAVPSIEMVRFVNSGTEACMGVLRLARTFTGREKIIKFEGCYHGHADPFLVKAGSGVATLGLPDSPGVPKATTSGTLTAPYNDIAAVESLFNSNKGEIAAIILEPAVGNSGFITPKPDFLEAIHHLTKENGALLIFDEVMTGFRLSYGGAQEYFGITPDLTTLGKVIGGGLPVGAYGGGREIMEMVAPAGPMYQAGTLSGNPLAMTAGIQTLKRLKAPGTYEYLDRITGELVQGILNAGKKTGHAICGGHIRGMFGFFFTEGPVQNFDDAKKSDAAKFVRFYQGMLREGVYFAPSQFEAGFTSLAHSPEDIQKTVAAAENVLSKI; from the exons atgGCGGCTTCAATCAATGGAGTCGGAGGAGTTGGTTTTGGTGGCCTAACTTGTTCTACCAAAACACCACTTCCTTCTTCACGATCCTCTTCTTTCCGTGTTCAAATGTCTGTTCCTGTTGAAGATAAGAAGAGGAATTATACCCTTCAAAAGTCACAAGAAGCTTTCAATGCTGCCCTG AATTTGATGCCTGGAGGTGTAAATTCTCCTGTCCGTGCTTTTAAATCTGTTGGTGGACAGCCTATTTTCATGGATTCAGTTAAGGGTTCGCACATGTGGGACATAGACGGTAATGAGTATATCGACTATGTTGGCTCTTGGGGACCAGCTATAATTGGTCATGCGGATGACGAG GTGCTTGAAGCTCTGGCTGAAACAATGAAGAAAGGAACCAGCTTTGGCAGTCCTTGTCTTCTTGAGAGTGTTTTGGCAGAGATGGTAATCTCAGCTGTTCCAAGCATTGAAATGGTTcgatttgtaaactctggtacAGAAGCATGCATGGGTGTGCTCCGCCTTGCCCGCACCTTTACTGGCCGAGAAAAGATAATCAAATTTGAAGGTTGTTACCATGGCCATGCTGATCCATTTCTTGTCAAGGCAGGTAGCGGAGTTGCTACCCTAGGGCTGCCTGACTCTCCTGGTGTTCCGAAAGCAACCACTTCTGGAACTCTAACTGCCCCTTACAATGACATAGCAGCTGTTGAAAGTCTCTTTAACAGTAACAAAGGTGAAATAGCAGCAATTATTCTTGAACCTGCTGTTGGCAACTCTGGCTTCATTACCCCTAAACCAGACTTCCTTGAAGCCATACATCACCTAACCAAGGAAAACGGTGCACTCCTCATATTTGACGAAGTGATGACCGGATTTCGCTTGTCTTATGGTGGGGCACAGGAGTATTTCGGCATAACTCCTGATTTAACAACATTAGGGAAGGTAATTGGTGGCGGGCTGCCTGTTGGTGCATATGGAGGCGGGAGGGAGATTATGGAGATGGTGGCACCAGCAGGGCCAATGTATCAGGCTGGGACCTTGAGTGGGAACCCATTGGCAATGACAGCTGGGATACAGACCCTTAAGCGGTTGAAAGCACCGGGAACATATGAATACTTAGATAGGATCACTGGAGAACTTGTTCAAGGCATTCTAAATGCTGGAAAGAAGACAGGGCATGCAATTTGCGGAGGGCATATTAGAGGTATGTTTGGGTTTTTCTTCACAGAAGGGCCTGTTCAAAACTTTGATGATGCAAAGAAGAGTGATGCAGCAAAATTTGTCAGGTTTTACCAAGGAATGCTGCGTGAAGGTGTTTACTTTGCTCCTTCACAATTTGAAGCTGGATTTACAAGCTTGGCACATTCTCCTGAAGACATCCAGAAGACAGTTGCAGCTGCTGAGAACGTTCTTAGCAAGATTTAA
- the LOC107886231 gene encoding membrane-anchored ubiquitin-fold protein 3 isoform X2, whose translation MPEEDLVDIKFRIYDGSDIGPFRYSATSTVDMLKQRIVSDWPKGKTIVPKSVNEVKLISSGKILENNKTVGLCKVPFGEVPGGAIIMHVVVQPSLAKAKTEAIFILSLFASFLISSH comes from the exons ATGCCGGAGGAGGATTTGGTGGATATAAAGTTCAGGATTTATGATGGCTCGGATATCGGACCGTTTCGATACTCCGCCACATCGACGGTGGATATGCTTAAGCAAAGAATTGTCTCTGATTGGCCCAAAG GTAAGACAATTGTTCCAAAATCAGTGAATGAAGTCAAGCTGATAAGTTCTGGTAAAATTTTGGAGAACAACAAGACTGTTGGCCTGTGTAAAGTACCCTTTGGTGAAGTTCCGGGTGGGGCTATAATAATGCATGTTGTAGTACAGCCATCCCTTGCAAAAGCTAAAACAG AGGCCATCTTTATCCTCTCTCTTTTTGCATCTTTCCTCATTTCTTCACACTGA
- the LOC107886228 gene encoding glutamate-1-semialdehyde 2,1-aminomutase 2, chloroplastic isoform X1 — translation MAASINGVGGVGFGGLTCSTKTPLPSSRSSSFRVQMSVPVEDKKRNYTLQKSQEAFNAALNLMPGGVNSPVRAFKSVGGQPIFMDSVKGSHMWDIDGNEYIDYVGSWGPAIIGHADDEVLEALAETMKKGTSFGSPCLLESVLAEMVISAVPSIEMVRFVNSGTEACMGVLRLARTFTGREKIIKFEGCYHGHADPFLVKAGSGVATLGLPDSPGVPKATTSGTLTAPYNDIAAVESLFNSNKGEIAAIILEPAVGNSGFITPKPDFLEAIHHLTKENGALLIFDEVMTGFRLSYGGAQEYFGITPDLTTLGKVIGGGLPVGAYGGGREIMEMVAPAGPMYQAGTLSGNPLAMTAGIQTLKRLKAPGTYEYLDRITGELVQGILNAGKKTGHAICGGHIRGFTKECCVKVFTLLLHNLKLDLQAWHILLKTSRRQLQLLRTFLARFKVSIAVSLITFPQFEAGFTSLASRMSTS, via the exons atgGCGGCTTCAATCAATGGAGTCGGAGGAGTTGGTTTTGGTGGCCTAACTTGTTCTACCAAAACACCACTTCCTTCTTCACGATCCTCTTCTTTCCGTGTTCAAATGTCTGTTCCTGTTGAAGATAAGAAGAGGAATTATACCCTTCAAAAGTCACAAGAAGCTTTCAATGCTGCCCTG AATTTGATGCCTGGAGGTGTAAATTCTCCTGTCCGTGCTTTTAAATCTGTTGGTGGACAGCCTATTTTCATGGATTCAGTTAAGGGTTCGCACATGTGGGACATAGACGGTAATGAGTATATCGACTATGTTGGCTCTTGGGGACCAGCTATAATTGGTCATGCGGATGACGAG GTGCTTGAAGCTCTGGCTGAAACAATGAAGAAAGGAACCAGCTTTGGCAGTCCTTGTCTTCTTGAGAGTGTTTTGGCAGAGATGGTAATCTCAGCTGTTCCAAGCATTGAAATGGTTcgatttgtaaactctggtacAGAAGCATGCATGGGTGTGCTCCGCCTTGCCCGCACCTTTACTGGCCGAGAAAAGATAATCAAATTTGAAGGTTGTTACCATGGCCATGCTGATCCATTTCTTGTCAAGGCAGGTAGCGGAGTTGCTACCCTAGGGCTGCCTGACTCTCCTGGTGTTCCGAAAGCAACCACTTCTGGAACTCTAACTGCCCCTTACAATGACATAGCAGCTGTTGAAAGTCTCTTTAACAGTAACAAAGGTGAAATAGCAGCAATTATTCTTGAACCTGCTGTTGGCAACTCTGGCTTCATTACCCCTAAACCAGACTTCCTTGAAGCCATACATCACCTAACCAAGGAAAACGGTGCACTCCTCATATTTGACGAAGTGATGACCGGATTTCGCTTGTCTTATGGTGGGGCACAGGAGTATTTCGGCATAACTCCTGATTTAACAACATTAGGGAAGGTAATTGGTGGCGGGCTGCCTGTTGGTGCATATGGAGGCGGGAGGGAGATTATGGAGATGGTGGCACCAGCAGGGCCAATGTATCAGGCTGGGACCTTGAGTGGGAACCCATTGGCAATGACAGCTGGGATACAGACCCTTAAGCGGTTGAAAGCACCGGGAACATATGAATACTTAGATAGGATCACTGGAGAACTTGTTCAAGGCATTCTAAATGCTGGAAAGAAGACAGGGCATGCAATTTGCGGAGGGCATATTAGAG GTTTTACCAAGGAATGCTGCGTGAAGGTGTTTACTTTGCTCCTTCACAATTTGAAGCTGGATTTACAAGCTTGGCACATTCTCCTGAAGACATCCAGAAGACAGTTGCAGCTGCTGAGAACGTTCTTAGCAAGATTTAAGGTATCTATTGCAGTGTCTTTGATTACATTTCCACAGTTTGAAGCTGGATTTACAAGCTTGGCAAGTCGTATGAGTACTTCTTAG
- the LOC107886231 gene encoding membrane-anchored ubiquitin-fold protein 3 isoform X1 has protein sequence MPEEDLVDIKFRIYDGSDIGPFRYSATSTVDMLKQRIVSDWPKGKTIVPKSVNEVKLISSGKILENNKTVGLCKVPFGEVPGGAIIMHVVVQPSLAKAKTEKKIDDSPRKTVCSCSIL, from the exons ATGCCGGAGGAGGATTTGGTGGATATAAAGTTCAGGATTTATGATGGCTCGGATATCGGACCGTTTCGATACTCCGCCACATCGACGGTGGATATGCTTAAGCAAAGAATTGTCTCTGATTGGCCCAAAG GTAAGACAATTGTTCCAAAATCAGTGAATGAAGTCAAGCTGATAAGTTCTGGTAAAATTTTGGAGAACAACAAGACTGTTGGCCTGTGTAAAGTACCCTTTGGTGAAGTTCCGGGTGGGGCTATAATAATGCATGTTGTAGTACAGCCATCCCTTGCAAAAGCTAAAACAG AAAAGAAGATTGATGATTCACCCAGAAAGACTGTCTGCTCATGTTCTATTTTGTGA
- the LOC107886227 gene encoding omega-hydroxypalmitate O-feruloyl transferase: MADISNGSKGFAVKQGEPTRVLPAEETKKGLYYLGNLDQNIAVIIRTIYFFQSESKGNEDAAEQVKNGLSKILVHHYPLAGRLTISSEGKLIVDCTGEGAVFVEAEANCGIEEMGDITKPDPNILGKLVYEISGAQNLLEIPLLVIQVTKFKCGGFSIGMSMNHCMLDGIAAMEFVNGWGEVTRGLPLKTPPFLDRTILKPRNQPMIEFEHHEFDEIEDISNTNKLYEEEEMVYKTFLFDPDKLGQLKEQALEDGVLSKCTTFEVLAGFVWRARCKALNLVPQQKTKLLFAADGRKRFIPPLPEGFAGNGIVLTYSISTAGELAEKPLSFAVGLIQQAVKLATDSFMRSAIDYFEVTRARPTLDGTVLITTWSKLSFHTIDFGWGEPISTGPVALPEKPVLLFLPHQKDKKSINLLLGLPVSAMNSFEELMQV, encoded by the exons ATGGCGGATATTAGCAATGGTTCCAAAGGGTTTGCAGTGAAACAAGGAGAACCAACTAGGGTCCTTCCTGCAGAAGAGACAAAGAAGGGTCTTTATTACCTGGGAAACCTTGACCAAAACATTGCAGTCATAATTCGAACCATTTACTTCTTTCAGTCAGAGTCTAAAGGGAATGAAGATGCTGCCGAACAAGTTAAAAATGGTTTGTCAAAGATTCTTGTTCATCATTATCCACTTGCTGGGCGACTAACCATCAGCTCCGAAGGGAAGCTCATAGTGGACTGCACCGGGGAGGGGGCTGTTTTTGTGGAGGCTGAAGCTAATTGTGGGATTGAAGAGATGGGGGACATAACAAAGCCTGACCCTAACATTCTTGGAAAGTTGGTTTATGAAATCTCTGGTGCTCAGAACTTGCTAGAGATACCTCTTTTGGTGATTCAG GTGACTAAATTTAAGTGTGGAGGATTTTCTATTGGGATGAGCATGAACCACTGTATGCTTGATGGGATTGCTGCTATGGAATTTGTGAATGGATGGGGTGAAGTTACCAGAGGCTTGCCATTAAAGACCCCTCCATTTTTAGACAGAACCATACTGAAACCCCGAAACCAACCTATGATAGAGTTCGAGCACCATGAATTTGATGAGATTGAAGATATATCAAACACAAACAAGCTgtatgaagaagaagaaatggttTACAAGACCTTCCTGTTTGATCCAGATAAGCTTGGACAACTCAAGGAACAAGCCCTTGAAGATGGGGTTTTATCCAAATGCACAACATTCGAAGTCCTTGCAGGGTTTGTGTGGAGAGCTCGATGCAAAGCATTAAACTTGGTTCCTCAGCAAAAAACTAAGCTCCTCTTTGCTGCTGATGGGAGAAAAAGATTCATACCACCATTACCTGAAGGTTTTGCAGGTAATGGGATTGTTTTAACATATTCAATCTCCACTGCCGGTGAGTTAGCTGAGAAGCCATTATCATTTGCTGTGGGATTGATCCAACAGGCGGTCAAATTGGCGACGGACAGTTTTATGCGATCAGCCATTGATTATTTTGAAGTGACAAGAGCTAGGCCAACTTTGGATGGAACTGTTCTTATTACAACTTGGTCTAAATTATCTTTTCACACCATAGATTTTGGTTGGGGAGAACCCATTTCAACAGGGCCTGTTGCTTTGCCTGAAAAGCCAGTTCTGCTTTTCCTTCCTCATCAGAAAGATAAGAAAAGCATTAATTTACTGTTGGGGTTGCCTGTTTCAGCAATGAATAGCTTTGAAGAGCTGATGCAGGTTTAa